The Candidatus Poribacteria bacterium region GAAGGCATCCGCCGACGTAGGAACAGCGCCTGACCCAATCCCACCCAGGCGTCTGCGTGGCGGCTGTCTTGGCGCAGCGAACTGGTGAAGCTGGCGACCGCTAGGTCGGTTCCCTGGTCGCTCGGCGTTCCGTCGACAAGACTCAGGTGAACCCAGCCCAAGCCATTGTGGGCATCGGCGAGCGAGGGATCGAGCTTGGCGGCCCGTTCGAAGTCGAGGAGCGCGGCTGAGTACTCGCCTTTGCCGTATGACTGCCACGCGCGGGTGAGGGTTTCACCGGCATCGGTCCGGGTCGTGGGGTCGTCGTCCCCACACGATGCCCAGAGGATCGACAGCGCGAGCACCAGTGCGGCGGACCCGACGCGGCGCTTCACGAATGTCCTTTCTCGGTTCCCTGTCAGTCGTTGCGCGAAATTGGCGAGCTGCACGTCAGGCTACCAGCCCGGTTGCCGATGGTCAACCGACTGAGGACCCCACCATGCACTAGCCTGCGGCAATGCGCTAGACTTGCGCTCGACCCGATTCGAGGTGACGCATGGAGGTACAGGTCGATGGGGTTGACAGCTCAGGAGATCGAACGGTTCCACGAAGTCGGCTACTTGCCGATCCGTCAACGGCTTCTCGATGACGACCATCTGAGCCGCTTGCGGGAGCGGTATGACGCGCTCTTCTCGGCGAAGCGACAGACGCGCGGACAAGGGCTCCGCAACATCGCCGTGGTCGGCGCGTCCGAGTCCTCCGAGGACGCGGACACGTCCGAGGAGATGCTCCAGATCATGGAGATGTGGAGCTTCGACGATGAGTACCGGAACCTGCTCTATCACAAACCGCTGCTGGACGTTGCCGAATCGCTGATAGGTCCCGACATCCAGTTGTTCCACGATCAGGCGCTCTACAAGCCAGCCCGGAACGGCGGCGAAGTGCCCTGGCATCAGGATAACGGCTACTGGCGATGCGACCCGCCGGAGTTAGTCAGCATCTGGATCGCGCTGGACGACGCGGACGAACAGAACGGGTGCATGAACATGGTTCCCGGCAGTCATCGCTTGGGGGCGGTTGGGCATGGTCGGGCTCAGACGGATCGGGGTCAGCTTCCCGCCCTTCTGTCGGTCGATGTGGACGCGGCGAAGGCGGTCCCAGTGCCGATCAAAGCGGGTCACGGACTCGTCCACCACTGCCAGACGCTGCATCAGACGAACCCGAATCGGTCATCGCGCGACCGGCGCGCGATGGTCATCCACTACATGAAGGCGGGCACTCGCAACGCCAACGGTCAAGTGATGGCGGGGAACCTGCTGCTGCGCGGCAAGATGCCGGCGGACGTTCAGTAGCCGCTCCTGGAGGGGTCAGTGCCATGGCGTTGACGAACATGCAGCTCGAGCAGTACCGCCGGGACGGCTTCATCATCGTCCCGGACGTCTATACCGCAGCCGAGATGCGCGAGGCTCTGGAGGCGATGGAACGCATCTTCTACGGGAAGACGTTTGCCGAGCATCTCGCGGACCTCGACGCATCGAGCGGCGCGACGGCTGGCGTCAAGGACGGGTTTCACGAGGGCGGGCATGGCAGAGCCCAGTTCGCGACTGGCGTCGATGCCCTCGACCGGCTGATCGAGAACGACAACTACCTCGACATCTTCGAGCAGTGCCTGGGAACCGACCGCATCGCCTACTGCAACGCCCATCTCTTCATGCGGAGCGGACCCACGGACAAGCGCCACGCCGCCCATCCGTGGGAGGGCTACCACATCGATCACGACACGAACACGTTCCTTCCGCCGAGCGCGCGCGTCGGACTCTACGACTACGTGAACTCCGGCGTGTACCTGCACGACGTCGAGGACGACGGGGCTCCGATGCACGTCATCCCCGGCTCGCACACGCTGCTCGCGGAAATGCTGCCGCGTTGGTTCGAGGAGGGCTCCGCTTCGGGACGCGGCTCCTTCCCAGACATCCGCGAGATCACCGAGTTCGCGAAGCCGATCCCGACCGTCGCGAAAGCTGGCAGCGCGCTGTTCTACTCGTCCTACCTTGTCCACGCCGCCGTCCCGTTCGCCAACAAGCGAAGGCAGCGCGCTCTATGGACGCTCTCGTGCTGCCGCGCCGATGCGTCGAGTTCCACCAAGTACTCGAACGTATACCGATTCGGCGAACGCGACACCTGGATCCCGTTCTGCAACCGAACTTCACCGCGTGTGCGGGCGTTGTTCGGGTGGCCCCGCTCCGGCGATCCGTACTACACACCGCAGACGCTGGACTTGTTGCGCCGTTGGTGGCCCGACATGGACTTGGCTCCCTACCGAGGAGCGTGACACTCCGCCGCAACAGCCCGTGAGCCCGAGTCGTTATCTAAGGGAGAGCTGCCGATTCAGCACACGGGGAAACGACCATGCCCACGAGCCGACTCCGCCACGCCGCCGCAACCCTCTATGCGATCGCCTTCATCTCGCCGGTTATCGCCGCCGCTGGCGCGCCTGCCGTCGACGGCGGCTCCGTAGGCGCCATCACACGGTCGGTCGGCGGCGTCCGCACGACGGCTCGGGGCGACGCCGCAGCGTTGTTCGGCAACGTCTCGCTAATCGCCGACCAGACGCGACCGACACTCTTCGTCGACGCGTCACAGGGCGCTCTGGCGGCGACATTCCCGCTCGCTCGCTTCGGGGTGATCAGCGTTGGTGCCCTCGACATGGGCAGCGAAGATCGCTTCCTAGTTGACCGGCCGTGGAACCCGTTCGGAACCTTCGAGACGGGCACGAACCGGGCGTCGGTCGGCTACGCACTGAAGATCGAAGACCGACTCTCGTTCGGCGCGTCGGTTGACGGATGGCGCGACCCGTCGGGCGACTGGGACACGGGCGCGAGCGCCGGAATCCTGGTCGAGCCGAACCCGGCGCTGCACATCGGCGTTGCGACCTCGGTCTCGCCGTCGGGAGACCCCCTCACGCGGTACGGATTCTCGGTTCAGCCGTCTCGCAGGCTGCAGCTCCACGTCGAGGCGCAGCGATCTCAGATCGCGGCTGGGCTGGCAAGCGAGTGGCGCGACCTCGCGCTGCGCGTCGGTTCACGCTCGTTCATGCGCGAACACGACCCGATCCTGAGCGTTGGGGGATCCGCCCGTCTCTCGACGGGGCTCAGCGTGCATTACGCGTACGAGTTCTCGACGCCGGACGTGGGACGGCTCACGGGCTGGCGCGACGGAACCCACACGGTGTCGCTTGATGTCCCACTGTGGCGCTTAGGAACGCCTCCACCGCCGGCGCCCGCAAGGGCCGCGATCCCGCGCGTCGTCAACAGCGCGGGCGGAGCGATCATCGAGCCGCCGCGAGGACCCGCGAGCCCAGGGACAGCACCGGGCGTACCGGTTCCCGAGCGCGTGGTGCGCTCCGCCGTGGATCCGGTGCTCGACCTACCATCTAGCGTGGGAACGCTTCGCGAGCTGATCGAGCACCACGCCGCCAAGTACGGCGTCGAAGTGCCGCTCATCCTCGCCAAGATGCGCACGGAGTCCTCGTTCAATCCCAGAGCCGTGTCGCCATCGAAGGCAGTAGGGCTGTTCCAGCTTCTGCCTCCCGCCGCGCGCGACATGGGAATCCCGCTCCGAGACGAGGACATCCTCGATCCGGAGAA contains the following coding sequences:
- a CDS encoding lytic transglycosylase domain-containing protein; translation: MPTSRLRHAAATLYAIAFISPVIAAAGAPAVDGGSVGAITRSVGGVRTTARGDAAALFGNVSLIADQTRPTLFVDASQGALAATFPLARFGVISVGALDMGSEDRFLVDRPWNPFGTFETGTNRASVGYALKIEDRLSFGASVDGWRDPSGDWDTGASAGILVEPNPALHIGVATSVSPSGDPLTRYGFSVQPSRRLQLHVEAQRSQIAAGLASEWRDLALRVGSRSFMREHDPILSVGGSARLSTGLSVHYAYEFSTPDVGRLTGWRDGTHTVSLDVPLWRLGTPPPPAPARAAIPRVVNSAGGAIIEPPRGPASPGTAPGVPVPERVVRSAVDPVLDLPSSVGTLRELIEHHAAKYGVEVPLILAKMRTESSFNPRAVSPSKAVGLFQLLPPAARDMGIPLRDEDILDPEKDLRFDPLVNADAGIRYLAHLLNRFGWNYVLAIAGYNAGPGLIQGEVPARAETERHVGKVLNYYYQYRNDPAALADAWSRIDAIPTRDRQSLSLLP
- a CDS encoding phytanoyl-CoA dioxygenase family protein, with translation MALTNMQLEQYRRDGFIIVPDVYTAAEMREALEAMERIFYGKTFAEHLADLDASSGATAGVKDGFHEGGHGRAQFATGVDALDRLIENDNYLDIFEQCLGTDRIAYCNAHLFMRSGPTDKRHAAHPWEGYHIDHDTNTFLPPSARVGLYDYVNSGVYLHDVEDDGAPMHVIPGSHTLLAEMLPRWFEEGSASGRGSFPDIREITEFAKPIPTVAKAGSALFYSSYLVHAAVPFANKRRQRALWTLSCCRADASSSTKYSNVYRFGERDTWIPFCNRTSPRVRALFGWPRSGDPYYTPQTLDLLRRWWPDMDLAPYRGA
- a CDS encoding phytanoyl-CoA dioxygenase family protein — protein: MVNRLRTPPCTSLRQCARLALDPIRGDAWRYRSMGLTAQEIERFHEVGYLPIRQRLLDDDHLSRLRERYDALFSAKRQTRGQGLRNIAVVGASESSEDADTSEEMLQIMEMWSFDDEYRNLLYHKPLLDVAESLIGPDIQLFHDQALYKPARNGGEVPWHQDNGYWRCDPPELVSIWIALDDADEQNGCMNMVPGSHRLGAVGHGRAQTDRGQLPALLSVDVDAAKAVPVPIKAGHGLVHHCQTLHQTNPNRSSRDRRAMVIHYMKAGTRNANGQVMAGNLLLRGKMPADVQ
- a CDS encoding tetratricopeptide repeat protein, producing MQLANFAQRLTGNRERTFVKRRVGSAALVLALSILWASCGDDDPTTRTDAGETLTRAWQSYGKGEYSAALLDFERAAKLDPSLADAHNGLGWVHLSLVDGTPSDQGTDLAVASFTSSLRQDSRHADAWVGLGQALFLRRRMPSDYADAARALASAQKGDPKSLYRHDYTSASDVLGLQAWCYYYAGEREAARASAQAALELDPNAAAARQLIDLSP